In the genome of Pristis pectinata isolate sPriPec2 chromosome 10, sPriPec2.1.pri, whole genome shotgun sequence, one region contains:
- the iah1 gene encoding isoamyl acetate-hydrolyzing esterase 1 homolog isoform X2: MEGGVLQLQTGLLDVNPVQHIPLAEYAENLKHIIQYLKSIGICEEKVVMIAPPPLDESAWEKACIAKGNKLDRCNSVTKEYTQACVKVATECGTDVLDLWTLMQIENQDYSSYLLDGLHLSEKGSRFLETHLWPLLEKRTASLPMIFPYWRDIDHLNCQASLLL; the protein is encoded by the exons ATGGAGGGTGGGGTGCTGCAATTGCAAACAGGCTTGCTAG ATGTCAACCCGGTGCAGCACATTCCTTTGGCTGaatatgctgaaaatctgaagcataTAATTCAGTACCTGAAATCTATAGGTATTTGTGAAGAGAAGGTGGTCATGATAGCCCCGCCTCCGCTGGATGAGTCAGCCTGGGAAAAGGCATGCATTGCCAAGG GTAATAAATTGGACAGATGTAATTCAGTAACCAAGGAGTACACTCAGGCCTGTGTCAAGGTAGCAACAGAATGTGGAACTGATGTGCTTGATCTCTGGACTTTGATGCAAATTGAGAATCAG GACTATTCCTCCTACCTTTTGGATGGACTACATTTATCAGAGAAAGGGAGCAGGTTTCTTGAAACACATTTGTGGCCCCTGTTGGAAAAGAGAACAGCAAGTCTGCCAATGATCTTCCCAtactggagggatatagatcacctAAACTGCCAAGCCAGCCTATTGCTATAA
- the iah1 gene encoding isoamyl acetate-hydrolyzing esterase 1 homolog isoform X1, protein MAAGGLVWPRVVLFGDSITQGSFENGGWGAAIANRLARKCDVLNRGLSGYNTKWALTVLPKIITQPTDQDTIAAVVVFFGANDSALKDVNPVQHIPLAEYAENLKHIIQYLKSIGICEEKVVMIAPPPLDESAWEKACIAKGNKLDRCNSVTKEYTQACVKVATECGTDVLDLWTLMQIENQDYSSYLLDGLHLSEKGSRFLETHLWPLLEKRTASLPMIFPYWRDIDHLNCQASLLL, encoded by the exons ATGGCAGCCGGCGGGCTGGTCTGGCCACGGGTCGTCTTGTTTGGAGACTCCATCACTCAG GGATCCTTTGAGAATGGAGGGTGGGGTGCTGCAATTGCAAACAGGCTTGCTAG GAAGTGTGATGTGTTGAATCGTGGTTTGTCAGGATATAATACGAAATGGGCTCTAACTGTTCTGCCAAAGATTATTACTCAACCTACTGACCAAGACACCATTGCTGCTGTTGTAGTCTTTTTTGGAGCAAATGACTCTGCTTTGAAAG ATGTCAACCCGGTGCAGCACATTCCTTTGGCTGaatatgctgaaaatctgaagcataTAATTCAGTACCTGAAATCTATAGGTATTTGTGAAGAGAAGGTGGTCATGATAGCCCCGCCTCCGCTGGATGAGTCAGCCTGGGAAAAGGCATGCATTGCCAAGG GTAATAAATTGGACAGATGTAATTCAGTAACCAAGGAGTACACTCAGGCCTGTGTCAAGGTAGCAACAGAATGTGGAACTGATGTGCTTGATCTCTGGACTTTGATGCAAATTGAGAATCAG GACTATTCCTCCTACCTTTTGGATGGACTACATTTATCAGAGAAAGGGAGCAGGTTTCTTGAAACACATTTGTGGCCCCTGTTGGAAAAGAGAACAGCAAGTCTGCCAATGATCTTCCCAtactggagggatatagatcacctAAACTGCCAAGCCAGCCTATTGCTATAA